The DNA sequence GACGGCGACGAGCCGGTGACGGCTGCCGCGTACACGTCCATGAGGCGGGCGGTGCTGCGGGTGATGCTGTAGTGGCGGGCGGCCTCGCCGGGCATGCGCGGGCGCGGGCCGGCCGCGCGGACCTCGGCGATCGCGCGCGCGTACGCCTCGGGGCCGCCGCGCACCCGGCGGGCGCCGGCCCCGGCGTCCGCCGGCAGGTCCTCGATCGCCGGGCAGGAGGCGTAGAGCACGGGCAGTCCCGCCGCCAGCGCCTCCACGGCCGCCAGGCCGAACGCCTCCTCGGCGGACGGGGAGGCGAACAGGTCCATCGCCGAGGTGAGCGCCGGCAGATCGGGGCCGGGCGAGCCGTCGGGGACGCAGGGGCGTTCGCCGGTGAACAGGACCCGCCCGGCCACCCCGGCCTCCTGGGCCGTGCGGCGCAGCAGGTGCTCCTCGGGGCCGCCGCCCACCAGCAGCAGCCAGTGGTCGCGCGGCAGCAGGGCGAGGGCGCGGACCAGGACGTCGAACCGCTTGCCCGGGGTGAGCCGGCCGACCCCGCCCACGACGAACGCCCCCTCGGGCAGCCCCAGGCGCCGCCGGGTGCGTTCCCGCCGTCGCGGGTCGAAGCGGAAACGGTCCAGGTCGATGCCGTTGGGCACGACCTCGATGCGCGGCGCGGGCACCCCCCAGCGCTTCAGCCGGTCCGCCACCGTCGGGGAGACGGCGACCGTCGCCGAGCCGAGCCGCTCGCTCGCCAGGTACAGCGCGCGCACCCCCGCCGTCAGCCTGCGCCCCTCCATCTGCGAGTCGCCCAGGGAGTGTTCGGTGGCGACGACCGCGCGGACCCCGGCGACCCGGGCGGCGAGCCGGCCGTAGACACAGGCCCGGTACAGGTGCGTGTGGACCAGGTCGTAGCCGCCGGCCCGGATCACCCGGACCAGGCGGGGCAGGACGCCCAGGTCGCGGTTGCCGCCCATGTCCAGGTGCACCACCCGCACGCCGTCGGCGCCGA is a window from the Streptomyces capillispiralis genome containing:
- a CDS encoding glycosyltransferase; translated protein: MRALHIITGLGVGGAEQQLRLLLRHLPVDCDVVTLTNPGAVAAGLGADGVRVVHLDMGGNRDLGVLPRLVRVIRAGGYDLVHTHLYRACVYGRLAARVAGVRAVVATEHSLGDSQMEGRRLTAGVRALYLASERLGSATVAVSPTVADRLKRWGVPAPRIEVVPNGIDLDRFRFDPRRRERTRRRLGLPEGAFVVGGVGRLTPGKRFDVLVRALALLPRDHWLLLVGGGPEEHLLRRTAQEAGVAGRVLFTGERPCVPDGSPGPDLPALTSAMDLFASPSAEEAFGLAAVEALAAGLPVLYASCPAIEDLPADAGAGARRVRGGPEAYARAIAEVRAAGPRPRMPGEAARHYSITRSTARLMDVYAAAVTGSSPSPASQGAPPS